A single genomic interval of Arctopsyche grandis isolate Sample6627 chromosome 8, ASM5162203v2, whole genome shotgun sequence harbors:
- the Gcat gene encoding glycine C-acetyltransferase — translation MNRFINPSHYSILSARSERTIHYSLSPSLHFVVCKMRRFHPIFQLSRRLQSSVAKIKLNEILESRLDGIKKAGTWKAERIITSSQTINISVKNSTNKVMNFCANNYLGLSDNSEVVDAGKIAMDRYGSGLSSVRFICGTQEIHKELESKISHFHNRQDAILYASCFDANAGVFEALLTPDDAIFSDTLNHASIIDGIRLCKAKKFRYKHRDMAELESMLKTSDARLKLIVTDGVFSMDGTIAPLIEIVDLAQKYSALTFIDECHATGFFGETGRGTEEYMNVMGKIDIINSTLGKALGGAMGGYTTGTKPLIDLLRQVSRPYLFSNSLPPSVVGSAIKVFDLIESSPGLCQKLRENTTLFRKTMTEAGFKISGKDHPICPVMIGDAKLANELANKMLREGIYVIGFSYPVVPEGAARVRVQISAAHGTDQIMTAVSAFKKIGKELNIIQ, via the exons ATGAACAGGTTTATAAACCCTAGCCATTATTCAATCTTGTCTGCGAGAAGTGAACGTACAATACATTactctctctctccctctctaCATTTTGTAGTCTGCAAAATGCGCAGATTTCACCCAATATTTCAGT TATCTCGTCGTCTACAATCAAGTGTagctaaaataaagttaaacgaAATTCTCGAGAGTAGATTGGACGGCATCAAAAAAGCTGGAACATGGAAAGCAGAACGTATCATCACGTCATCACAGACGATTAATATTTCGGTAAAAAATAGCACAAATAAAGTTATGAACTTTTGCGCCAACAATTACTTGGGATTATCG GATAATTCTGAAGTCGTCGATGCTGGAAAAATTGCTATGGATCGATACGGTTCAGGATTGAGCTCCGTTCGATTCATATGTGGAACCCAAGAGATTCACAAA GAGTTGGAGAGTAAAATAAGCCATTTTCACAATAGGCAAGATGCTATATTGTACGCTTCCTGTTTCGATGCAAACGCTGGAGTGTTCGAAGCCTTGTTAACACCAGACGACGCTATCTTCTCTGACACGTTGAATCATGCCTCTATAATAGACGGTATACGACTGTGCAAAGCGAAAAAATTCCGTTATAAACATAGAGATATGGCAG AATTGGAATCAATGTTAAAAACCAGCGATGCTAGATTGAAACTAATAGTAACCGACGGCGTCTTTTCAATGGACGGTACAATTGCTCCACTTATCGAGATCGTTGATTTGGCCCAAAAATATAGCGCCCTCACTTTCATTGATGAATGTCATGCTACTGGATTTTTTGGCGAAACTGGCAG AGGAACCGAAGAATACATGAATGTAATGggaaaaattgatattataaattCTACATTAGGAAAAGCACTAGGTGGGGCAATGGGAGGTTATACTACTGGAACAAAACCACTGATTGATCTGTTGAGACAAGTGTCCAGGCCATATTTGTTTTCGAACTCTCTTCCCCCCTCTGTGGTTGGAAGTGCAATcaaa gtaTTTGACCTGATTGAAAGTTCGCCTGGATTGTGCCAAAAGTTGAGAGAAAACACTACATTATTCCGCAAAACAATGACAGAGGCAGGCTTCAAAATAAGCGGAAAAGACCATCCGATTTGTCCCGTCATGATAGGTGATGCAAAGTTAGCAAACGAATTAGCTAATAAAATGTTAA GGGAAGGCATATACGTGATTGGCTTCAGTTATCCCGTGGTGCCAGAAGGAGCTGCCAGGGTTAGGGTACAAATTAGTGCCGCTCATGGGACTGACCAAATTATGACAGCAGTCAGTGctttcaaaaaaattggcaaggAACTCAATATTATACAGTAA